The Pirellulales bacterium genome window below encodes:
- a CDS encoding DUF393 domain-containing protein: MTSCSIPAADAPLPTPAERPGTDVVLYDGACGICTTGVRRLLWWDCQRKLSYLSLHDPEVARRWPDLPIERLYDEMCIVDRTGRRHWGPYAIRYLTKRLRRLWWAMPAAYFPGSMLVGKPLYRWIARNRYRLSGQQCENGACKLHVR; the protein is encoded by the coding sequence ATGACGTCTTGCTCGATTCCCGCCGCCGACGCCCCGCTGCCGACCCCGGCCGAGCGGCCGGGAACCGACGTCGTGCTGTACGACGGGGCCTGCGGCATTTGCACGACCGGCGTGCGCAGGCTTCTCTGGTGGGATTGCCAGCGAAAGCTGTCATACCTGTCGCTCCATGACCCGGAGGTGGCGCGGCGCTGGCCCGACTTGCCGATCGAGCGGCTCTACGACGAGATGTGCATCGTCGACCGCACCGGTCGGCGACACTGGGGGCCGTACGCGATCCGCTATCTCACCAAGCGTTTGCGACGGTTGTGGTGGGCGATGCCCGCGGCGTACTTTCCCGGCAGCATGCTCGTGGGCAAGCCGCTGTACCGGTGGATCGCCAGAAACCGCTACCGCCTCAGCGGCCAGCAGTGCGAAAACGGCGCGTGCAAACTGCACGTGCGATAG
- a CDS encoding small basic protein, with amino-acid sequence MTIDKSLKVKRGAVSTRTVLTRAERVKKLQEMERWTEESSPIGLPKVRVKKLSMKKKKKKTKEDDAAAAAPAKKK; translated from the coding sequence ATGACGATCGACAAGAGCCTCAAGGTGAAGCGCGGCGCCGTGAGCACCCGCACCGTGTTGACCCGCGCCGAGCGCGTCAAGAAGCTCCAGGAAATGGAGCGTTGGACCGAGGAATCGTCCCCCATCGGACTCCCCAAGGTGCGGGTCAAGAAGCTCTCGATGAAGAAGAAAAAGAAGAAGACCAAGGAAGACGATGCCGCCGCCGCAGCGCCGGCCAAGAAGAAGTAG